From the Peromyscus leucopus breed LL Stock chromosome 8b, UCI_PerLeu_2.1, whole genome shotgun sequence genome, one window contains:
- the LOC114681498 gene encoding olfactory receptor 10-like, whose amino-acid sequence MDSFNDSLGGSFILVGFSDWPQLELFLFVFISIFYSLTLFGNTTIIALSQMDLRLHTPMYFFLSHLSFLDLCYTTSTVPQLLINLHGLDRTISYGGCVAQLLISLALGSTECVLLVVMAFDRYAAVCRPLHYTTIMHPLLCQALAIASWVGGFLNSLIQTGLMMAMPLCGHQLNHFFCEMPVLLKLACEDTGGTEVKMFVARAIILVFPAALILGSYAQIARAVLKIKSMAGRRKAFGTCGSHLLVVSLFYGSAIYTYLQPKGSYSESNGKFVALFYTIITPMLNPLIYTLRNKDVKGALWRVLGRGTDSR is encoded by the coding sequence ATGGACAGCTTCAATGACAGTTTAGGAGGGAGTTTCATTTTGGTGGGCTTCTCAGATTGGCCTCAGCTGGaactctttctttttgtctttatttcaattttctactCTCTAACTCTCTTTGGCAACACCACGATCATTGCTCTCTCCCAAATGGACCTTAGATTacacactcccatgtacttcttcctctcccacctctccttcctggaCCTCTGCTACACCACCAGCACCGTGCCCCAGCTCCTCATCAACCTTCATGGACTTGACAGGACCATCAGTTATGGTGGGTGTGTGGCCCAGCTGCTCATATCTCTTGCTCTGGGCTCCACTGAGTGTGTGCTCCTGGTGGTGATGGCCTTTGACCGCTATGCTGCTGTGTGTCGTCCCCTGCACTACACGACCATCATGCACCCCCTTCTCTGCCAGGCATTGGCGATTGCCTCATGGGTAGGAGGCTTCTTGAACTCTCTGATTCAGACAGGGCTCATGATGGCCATGCCCCTCTGTGGACACCAACTGAATCACTTCTTCTGTGAGATGCCTGTTCTCCTGAAGTTGGCCTGTGAGGACACGGGAGGAACAGAGGTCAAGATGTTTGTGGCCAGAGCCATAATCTTGGTTTTCCCTGCAGCACTAATTCTTGGCTCCTATGCACAGATTGCCAGGGCAGTGCTAAAGATCAAGTCAATGGCTGGGCGAAGAAAAGCTTTTGGGACCTGTGGGTCCCACCTCCTGGTGGTTTCTCTGTTTTATGGCTCAGCCATCTACACATACTTACAGCCCAAGGGAAGCTATTCTGAGAGTAATGGAAAGTTTGTTGCCCTTTTTTATACTATCATCACCCCCATGCTCAACCCTCTGATTTATACCCTCAGGAACAAGGATGTGAAGGGGGCTCTGTGGAGGGTGCTAGGGAGAGGCACAGACTCACGGTAG